A genome region from Geobacter pickeringii includes the following:
- a CDS encoding ferritin family protein, producing the protein MSDQGAVCYTFEAAVEMAIKMEEEGFRHYLDAIRKVKLKGAREILKEAAVDELDHKCSLEKSLLEGQMAGGDALTRQIPTMNLGYVLAKKELRADSDTREALAYAIHLEKGSIDFYKRMADGCAGAPMGGIFAQMLADETKHLQQLEDMYEEHFMTEN; encoded by the coding sequence ATGAGTGACCAGGGAGCTGTCTGCTATACGTTCGAAGCCGCCGTGGAGATGGCGATCAAGATGGAGGAGGAGGGGTTCCGGCATTACCTCGACGCGATCCGCAAGGTGAAGCTGAAGGGAGCCCGGGAGATCCTCAAGGAGGCTGCCGTCGACGAGCTCGACCACAAATGCAGCCTGGAGAAATCGCTCCTCGAGGGGCAGATGGCCGGGGGCGACGCCCTCACCCGGCAGATTCCGACCATGAACCTCGGCTACGTGCTGGCCAAAAAGGAGTTGAGAGCCGATTCCGACACCCGCGAGGCCCTCGCCTACGCCATTCACCTGGAAAAGGGGTCCATCGATTTCTACAAGAGGATGGCCGACGGGTGCGCCGGGGCGCCGATGGGGGGGATCTTCGCCCAGATGCTCGCCGACGAGACCAAGCATCTGCAGCAGTTGGAAGATATGTACGAAGAGCACTTCATGACCGAAAACTGA
- the lipA gene encoding lipoyl synthase, producing the protein MNIVRKPEWLQKRINPAAHAEMEGLLGELRLHTVCQEARCPNITECFRERQATFLILGADCTRLCSFCNVTKKTPLPPDPGEPERVAEAVARLRLAHVVITSPTRDDLADGGAGHYAATVAAIRSASPATTVELLIPDFQGSVASLRTVAAASPAIIGHNLETVPRLYQIRAGADYGRSLAVLRTLKELAPEVKSKSGLMLGLGETENEVLQVMAELREAGCAYLSLGQYLAPSRSHHPVHEFVRPELFQRLREKGEAMGFAHVESGPYVRSSYHAAHYGEGV; encoded by the coding sequence ATGAACATCGTCCGCAAGCCGGAATGGTTGCAGAAGAGGATCAACCCCGCCGCCCACGCCGAGATGGAGGGGCTCCTCGGTGAGCTCCGCCTCCACACGGTCTGCCAGGAGGCCCGCTGCCCCAACATCACCGAGTGCTTCCGGGAGCGGCAGGCGACCTTCCTCATCCTCGGGGCCGACTGCACCCGCCTCTGCTCCTTCTGCAACGTGACCAAGAAGACACCTCTCCCCCCCGATCCCGGGGAGCCGGAGCGGGTGGCCGAGGCGGTGGCGCGGCTGCGTCTTGCCCACGTGGTGATCACGAGCCCCACCCGCGACGACCTCGCCGACGGCGGCGCCGGCCACTACGCCGCCACCGTCGCCGCCATCCGGAGTGCCTCCCCCGCCACCACGGTGGAGCTCCTCATCCCCGACTTCCAGGGGAGCGTCGCGAGCCTCCGGACGGTGGCCGCCGCGTCCCCCGCCATCATCGGCCACAATCTGGAGACCGTCCCGCGCCTCTACCAGATCCGGGCCGGGGCCGACTATGGCCGCTCCCTCGCCGTGCTCCGGACCCTGAAGGAGCTGGCGCCGGAGGTAAAGAGCAAGTCGGGGCTCATGCTCGGCCTCGGCGAGACGGAGAACGAGGTGCTGCAGGTGATGGCGGAGCTGCGGGAGGCGGGGTGCGCGTACCTGAGCCTCGGCCAGTACCTGGCGCCAAGCCGCAGCCATCACCCGGTGCACGAGTTCGTCCGCCCCGAGCTCTTCCAGCGGTTGCGGGAGAAGGGGGAGGCGATGGGGTTTGCCCATGTGGAGAGCGGTCCCTACGTGCGGAGTTCCTACCACGCCGCCCATTACGGCGAAGGGGTCTGA
- the gcvPB gene encoding aminomethyl-transferring glycine dehydrogenase subunit GcvPB, with translation MELIYEQSRSGRRGVRLPASDVPAAAGLPASLARSEAANLPEVSELDVVRHFTNLSRRNFSVDTHFYPLGSCTMKYNVKAIEEAARLFAPFHPMVPLLPGGASFSQGSLGLAHELGSVLAEITGMDEVTTQPLAGAHGEMTGIMLVAAYHKAKGNKKKYVVVPDSSHGTNPASAAMVGYEIITVPTAPYGDMDLDKFREVMTDEVAAVMMTCPNTLGLFNPHIKEICDIAHDHDALMYYDGANLNAILGKVRPGDVGFDVIHVNLHKTFGTPHGGGGPGSGPVGVKKQLVPFLPDPRIVKHADGSYAVDFAPHRTSIGRTAGFFGNFGVMAKAFAYITMLGRQGLIEVSEQAVLNANYVMSRLKDVYDLPYDQTCMHECVFSAGRQVKNGVHAIDIAKFLIDRGYHPPTVYFPLIVKEAIMIEPTETESKETLDAFIEVMRAAAELAETEPAAFAAMPETMPVTRLDETKAAREQNVCYFGC, from the coding sequence ATGGAGCTGATCTACGAACAGTCACGGAGCGGGCGCCGCGGGGTGCGGCTTCCTGCGAGCGACGTCCCGGCCGCCGCCGGCCTTCCCGCCTCCCTGGCGCGGAGCGAGGCCGCCAACCTTCCCGAGGTGAGCGAGCTGGACGTGGTGCGCCACTTCACGAACCTGTCGCGCCGCAACTTCTCGGTGGACACCCACTTCTACCCCCTGGGCTCCTGCACCATGAAGTACAACGTCAAGGCGATCGAGGAGGCGGCCAGGCTCTTCGCGCCGTTCCACCCGATGGTGCCGCTCCTCCCCGGCGGGGCCTCCTTCAGCCAGGGAAGCCTCGGGCTCGCCCATGAGCTGGGGAGTGTCCTTGCCGAGATCACCGGCATGGACGAAGTGACCACCCAGCCCCTGGCCGGCGCCCACGGCGAGATGACCGGGATCATGCTGGTCGCCGCCTACCACAAGGCCAAGGGGAACAAGAAGAAGTACGTGGTGGTCCCCGACTCCTCCCACGGCACCAACCCGGCCTCCGCTGCCATGGTGGGATACGAGATCATCACCGTCCCCACCGCCCCTTACGGCGACATGGATCTGGATAAATTCCGCGAGGTGATGACCGACGAGGTGGCGGCGGTGATGATGACCTGCCCCAACACCCTCGGGCTCTTCAACCCGCACATCAAAGAGATCTGCGACATCGCCCACGACCACGACGCCCTCATGTACTACGACGGCGCCAACCTCAACGCCATCCTCGGCAAGGTCCGCCCCGGCGACGTCGGGTTCGACGTGATCCACGTGAACCTCCACAAGACCTTCGGCACCCCCCACGGCGGGGGCGGCCCGGGGAGCGGCCCGGTGGGGGTGAAGAAGCAGCTCGTCCCGTTCCTCCCCGATCCCCGGATCGTGAAGCACGCCGACGGAAGCTACGCCGTGGACTTCGCCCCCCACCGGACGAGCATCGGCCGCACCGCCGGCTTCTTCGGCAACTTCGGGGTCATGGCGAAGGCGTTCGCCTACATCACCATGCTCGGCCGCCAGGGGCTCATCGAGGTGAGCGAGCAGGCGGTCCTGAACGCCAACTACGTCATGAGCCGGCTGAAGGACGTGTACGACCTCCCCTACGACCAGACCTGCATGCACGAGTGCGTCTTCTCCGCCGGCCGCCAGGTGAAAAACGGCGTCCACGCCATCGACATCGCCAAGTTCCTCATCGACCGGGGATACCACCCCCCCACGGTCTATTTCCCGCTCATCGTCAAGGAGGCGATCATGATCGAGCCGACCGAGACCGAGAGCAAGGAGACTCTCGACGCCTTCATCGAGGTGATGCGCGCGGCGGCGGAGCTGGCCGAGACGGAGCCGGCCGCCTTCGCCGCAATGCCGGAGACCATGCCGGTCACGCGTCTCGACGAAACCAAGGCGGCGCGGGAGCAGAACGTCTGCTACTTTGGCTGCTGA
- a CDS encoding SCO family protein, with amino-acid sequence MISFPRAARGGKEMVRKALRFMVAGILTLAPVAGPGGAADAHQQDPFRRDPADEILRQIGVDEKPGARIPQELVFTDTTGKTVRLGDFFDDGPVILTLNYYSCPMLCPTIFRNLAGTMETMKGLSLAKDFRIVTVSFDPGEPLSRALEKESETHAMLRGTPVPAGRWTFLTGHEPEIRRLTTTVGYRYVKTDEVNYAHPAVIVILTPDGRVARYLYGIEQSPRDLKLALMEASDGKIGGSPLMNRIILACYHYDPVGKKYALLASRVMTGAGIVTLVAVGVPLALFWRRERRSGRERP; translated from the coding sequence ATGATCAGCTTCCCACGCGCCGCCCGCGGCGGCAAAGAGATGGTGCGAAAAGCGCTCCGCTTCATGGTGGCGGGGATCCTGACCCTGGCCCCGGTGGCCGGCCCCGGCGGAGCCGCCGACGCCCACCAGCAGGATCCATTCCGCCGCGATCCGGCCGACGAGATCCTGCGCCAGATCGGCGTTGACGAGAAGCCCGGCGCCCGGATTCCGCAGGAGCTCGTCTTCACCGACACCACCGGGAAAACGGTCCGCCTCGGCGACTTCTTCGACGACGGGCCGGTGATCCTCACCCTCAACTACTACTCGTGCCCCATGCTCTGCCCCACCATCTTCCGCAACCTGGCCGGCACCATGGAGACAATGAAAGGGCTCTCCCTGGCGAAGGATTTCCGGATCGTGACGGTGAGCTTCGACCCCGGGGAGCCCCTCTCCCGCGCCCTGGAGAAGGAGAGCGAAACCCACGCCATGCTCCGGGGGACTCCCGTTCCGGCCGGGCGCTGGACCTTCCTCACCGGCCACGAGCCGGAGATCCGGCGGCTCACGACGACGGTGGGCTACCGCTACGTGAAGACCGACGAGGTGAACTACGCCCACCCCGCCGTCATCGTCATCCTCACCCCCGACGGCCGGGTGGCGCGCTACCTCTACGGGATCGAGCAGTCCCCGCGGGACCTGAAGCTTGCCCTCATGGAGGCGTCGGACGGAAAGATCGGCGGCTCTCCCCTCATGAACCGGATCATCCTCGCCTGCTACCACTACGACCCCGTCGGGAAAAAGTACGCCCTCCTCGCCTCCCGGGTCATGACCGGCGCCGGCATCGTCACCCTCGTCGCCGTGGGGGTCCCCCTCGCCCTCTTCTGGCGCCGGGAGCGGCGCAGCGGGAGGGAACGGCCATGA
- the gcvPA gene encoding aminomethyl-transferring glycine dehydrogenase subunit GcvPA → MSGASYCPNTPEEIREMLAAIGVGSVDDLFRPIAPGLRAKSFDLPEGMSEFEMLRHFQTLAGKNAQHLTPFVGGGFYDHLIPAVVDHLSGRAEFYTAYTPYQPECSQGTLQALFEYQTAICRLTGMDVSNASLYDGGTALAEGALMALRVTGRSRLVIDGAVNPLHRDIVRTYLASLDVELVEIGPKLGMEDDARLRAAIDDATAAVIVQNPNFFGSVSDFRRLAADAHAAGALLVVSAYPVALGLVESPGAMGADIVVGDGQSLGNPLSFGGPSFGFIASRKEYIRNLPGRIIGETVDRKGQRGFVLTLQAREQHIKRHKATSNICSNQSLCALRGLIFLSALGKEGFAELARLNYDKAEYAKGVLGGLSGVEVVNGSATFNEFTLCLRKSADEVVAGLLKRGVAAGVPLGPYYPDMGNCLVVTVTEKRTREEIDTFARQLEGVLWS, encoded by the coding sequence ATGAGCGGTGCCAGCTACTGTCCCAACACCCCGGAGGAGATCCGGGAGATGCTGGCGGCCATCGGCGTCGGGAGCGTCGACGATCTCTTCCGCCCCATCGCGCCGGGGTTGCGGGCCAAGTCCTTCGACCTGCCGGAGGGGATGTCGGAGTTTGAGATGCTCCGCCACTTCCAGACCCTGGCCGGGAAGAACGCCCAGCACCTCACCCCCTTCGTCGGCGGCGGCTTTTACGATCACCTGATCCCGGCCGTGGTGGACCACCTCTCCGGGCGGGCCGAGTTCTACACCGCCTACACCCCCTACCAGCCCGAGTGCTCCCAGGGGACCCTCCAGGCGCTCTTCGAGTACCAGACCGCCATCTGCCGCCTGACCGGCATGGATGTCTCCAACGCCTCCCTCTACGACGGCGGGACGGCCCTGGCCGAGGGGGCCCTGATGGCGCTGCGGGTCACCGGCCGCAGCCGGCTGGTCATCGACGGCGCGGTGAACCCGCTCCACCGCGACATCGTCCGGACCTACCTCGCCAGCCTCGACGTGGAGCTGGTGGAGATCGGACCGAAGCTCGGGATGGAGGACGACGCGCGGCTGCGGGCCGCCATCGACGACGCCACGGCGGCGGTCATCGTCCAGAACCCCAACTTCTTCGGGAGCGTGAGCGACTTCCGCCGACTTGCCGCCGACGCCCACGCCGCCGGCGCGCTCCTGGTGGTTTCCGCCTACCCGGTGGCCCTGGGGCTCGTGGAGAGCCCCGGCGCCATGGGGGCCGACATCGTGGTGGGGGACGGCCAGAGCCTCGGCAACCCCCTCTCCTTCGGCGGCCCCTCCTTCGGCTTCATCGCCAGCCGCAAGGAGTACATCCGCAACCTCCCCGGCCGGATCATCGGCGAGACCGTGGACCGGAAGGGGCAGCGGGGGTTCGTCCTGACGCTGCAGGCCCGCGAGCAGCACATCAAGCGCCACAAGGCCACCTCCAACATCTGCAGTAACCAGAGCCTCTGCGCCCTGCGCGGCCTGATCTTCCTCTCGGCCCTGGGGAAGGAAGGGTTTGCCGAGCTCGCCCGCCTCAACTACGACAAGGCGGAGTATGCGAAGGGGGTCCTCGGGGGGCTCTCCGGGGTGGAGGTGGTGAACGGCTCCGCCACCTTCAACGAGTTCACCCTCTGCCTCCGGAAGAGCGCCGACGAGGTGGTGGCCGGGCTCCTCAAGCGGGGGGTGGCGGCGGGGGTCCCCCTGGGGCCGTACTACCCCGACATGGGGAACTGCCTGGTGGTGACCGTGACCGAAAAACGGACGAGGGAGGAGATCGACACCTTCGCCCGGCAGCTGGAGGGGGTGCTATGGAGCTGA
- a CDS encoding FKBP-type peptidyl-prolyl cis-trans isomerase, translating to MAQAQQGDTVKVHYTGKLTTGEIFDSSEECTSCDCESGPMEFTIGQGEVIPGFETAVIGMSPGESKTVTIPVDQAYGERVDQMVAEVEREFLPADVVPEVGHQYEVTQEGGDVFSVTVTAVTDTHVTLDANHPLAGRDLVFEIKLLEIA from the coding sequence ATGGCACAGGCACAGCAGGGCGATACCGTGAAGGTTCACTATACCGGCAAGCTTACCACCGGCGAGATATTCGATTCATCGGAGGAGTGCACCAGCTGCGACTGCGAGAGCGGCCCCATGGAGTTCACCATTGGCCAGGGCGAGGTGATTCCCGGCTTCGAGACGGCGGTCATCGGGATGAGCCCCGGCGAATCGAAGACGGTCACGATCCCCGTGGACCAGGCCTACGGCGAGCGGGTGGATCAGATGGTGGCAGAGGTTGAGCGGGAGTTTCTCCCTGCCGACGTGGTGCCGGAGGTGGGGCACCAGTACGAAGTGACCCAGGAGGGGGGCGATGTCTTCAGCGTGACCGTCACCGCCGTCACCGATACCCACGTCACCCTGGACGCCAACCACCCCCTGGCGGGCCGCGACCTGGTCTTCGAGATCAAGCTCCTCGAAATCGCCTGA
- the ctaD gene encoding cytochrome c oxidase subunit I, with protein MTDHATDTSPADRGYLTDKGFRSWALTLDHKRIGVLYLFTTLFFFLVGGVIALLMRLELLTPGPSLMNDHTYNVLFTLHGAIMIFLFIIPGIPSGLGNFFIPLLIGARDVAFPRLNLLSYWVFIGGIVVILASLVSPMDTGWTFYTPYSAKTGAAVATLSFGIFLVGMSSILTGLNFIVTTHRLRAPGLTWMRLPLFIWGMYATSIIQVLATPVVGITFLLLAAERLFGVGFFDPAKGGDPLLFQHFFWFYSHPVVYVMILPAMGIISEVIPVFSRKAIFGYRAIAYSSLAIAFIGFLVWGHHMFVSGMSPVAGVIFSFLTFFVAVPTGVKVFNWIATLYRGSITFESPMLYALTFIFLFIIGGLTGPFLGALATNVHLHDTYFVVAHFHYTMMGGTVMGLFAGLHYWFPKMTGRMLNETVAKLAWAVTFVGFNATFFVMFIMGYHGMPRRYAEYLPKYHADNVFATAGSWILAVGVAIMFANFVWGMLRGEKAGANPWRGLTLEWQTPSPPPTENFEEIPTVTDWPYGYGKKVVCR; from the coding sequence ATGACTGACCACGCCACCGACACCTCCCCCGCCGACCGGGGGTACCTGACCGACAAGGGGTTCCGCTCCTGGGCCCTCACCCTCGACCACAAGCGGATCGGGGTTCTCTACCTCTTCACCACCCTCTTCTTCTTCCTCGTCGGCGGGGTGATCGCGCTCCTCATGCGGCTGGAGCTCCTCACCCCCGGCCCGTCCCTCATGAACGACCACACCTACAACGTCCTCTTCACCCTCCACGGGGCGATCATGATCTTCCTCTTCATCATCCCCGGCATCCCGTCGGGGCTCGGTAACTTCTTCATCCCGCTCCTCATCGGCGCCCGCGACGTCGCCTTCCCGCGGCTGAACCTCCTCTCCTACTGGGTCTTCATCGGCGGCATCGTAGTGATCCTCGCCTCGCTGGTCTCTCCCATGGACACCGGCTGGACCTTCTACACCCCCTACTCGGCCAAGACCGGCGCGGCGGTGGCCACCCTCTCCTTCGGCATCTTCCTCGTGGGGATGTCGTCGATCCTCACCGGCCTCAACTTCATCGTCACCACCCACCGCCTCCGGGCACCGGGGCTCACCTGGATGCGGCTCCCCCTCTTCATCTGGGGGATGTACGCCACCAGCATCATCCAGGTCCTCGCCACGCCGGTGGTGGGGATCACCTTCCTCCTCCTGGCCGCCGAGCGGCTCTTCGGGGTCGGCTTCTTCGACCCGGCCAAGGGGGGGGACCCCCTCCTCTTCCAGCACTTTTTCTGGTTCTACTCCCACCCGGTGGTCTACGTCATGATCCTCCCCGCCATGGGAATCATCTCCGAGGTGATCCCGGTCTTCTCGCGCAAGGCGATCTTCGGCTACCGGGCCATCGCCTACTCGTCGCTCGCCATCGCCTTCATCGGCTTTCTCGTCTGGGGGCACCACATGTTCGTCAGCGGCATGTCGCCGGTGGCGGGGGTGATCTTCTCGTTTCTCACCTTCTTCGTGGCGGTGCCAACGGGGGTGAAGGTCTTCAACTGGATCGCCACCCTCTACCGCGGCTCCATCACCTTCGAATCCCCCATGCTCTACGCCCTCACCTTCATCTTCCTCTTCATCATCGGCGGGCTCACCGGGCCGTTTCTCGGCGCCTTGGCCACCAACGTCCACCTCCACGACACCTACTTCGTGGTGGCCCACTTCCACTACACCATGATGGGAGGGACGGTGATGGGGCTCTTCGCCGGGCTCCACTACTGGTTCCCGAAGATGACCGGGCGGATGCTGAACGAGACCGTGGCGAAGCTCGCCTGGGCCGTCACCTTCGTCGGCTTCAACGCCACCTTCTTCGTCATGTTCATCATGGGGTACCACGGCATGCCGCGCCGCTACGCCGAATACCTCCCCAAGTACCACGCCGACAACGTCTTCGCCACCGCCGGCTCCTGGATTCTCGCCGTCGGCGTGGCGATCATGTTCGCCAACTTCGTCTGGGGGATGCTGCGGGGAGAAAAGGCCGGCGCCAATCCGTGGCGGGGGCTCACCCTGGAATGGCAGACGCCGTCGCCCCCCCCGACGGAGAATTTTGAAGAGATTCCCACCGTCACCGACTGGCCCTACGGCTACGGGAAAAAGGTGGTGTGCCGATGA
- the gcvH gene encoding glycine cleavage system protein GcvH gives METYFTKEHEWVKVKEGVAAVGISEYAAHQLGDVTFVELPAVGKSVKQFEVLAAIESVKAASDIYAPVSGTVTQVNDALNDRPEIVNEAAEDAGWIAWIEMADPAELQKLMTRAQYDDYLKGLE, from the coding sequence ATGGAAACCTATTTCACCAAAGAGCACGAGTGGGTCAAGGTCAAGGAGGGGGTTGCCGCGGTGGGGATCAGCGAGTACGCCGCCCACCAGCTCGGCGACGTCACCTTCGTGGAGCTCCCCGCGGTCGGGAAGAGCGTGAAGCAGTTCGAGGTCCTGGCGGCCATCGAGTCGGTGAAGGCGGCGAGCGACATCTACGCCCCGGTCTCCGGCACGGTGACCCAGGTGAACGATGCCTTGAACGACCGTCCCGAGATCGTGAACGAGGCCGCCGAGGACGCCGGCTGGATCGCCTGGATCGAGATGGCCGACCCGGCGGAACTGCAGAAGCTCATGACCCGCGCCCAGTACGACGACTACCTGAAAGGCCTCGAATAA
- a CDS encoding dodecin, with protein MSYGEDRIYKKVEVIGVSKRGIEAAIQAAVSKAHRTLEKLSWFEVQDIRGHVADDGTVSEYQVVLKVAFQLKE; from the coding sequence ATGAGCTACGGCGAGGACAGGATCTACAAGAAGGTGGAGGTGATCGGCGTTTCGAAGCGGGGGATCGAGGCGGCGATCCAGGCGGCGGTATCCAAGGCCCACAGGACTCTGGAAAAACTTTCCTGGTTCGAGGTGCAGGATATCCGGGGGCACGTGGCGGATGACGGAACGGTGAGCGAATACCAGGTGGTGCTCAAGGTGGCGTTCCAGCTCAAGGAGTGA
- the gcvT gene encoding glycine cleavage system aminomethyltransferase GcvT encodes MEPLKSTPLSVEHERLNALMAPFGGWHMPIQYEGIIAEHKWCRGQAALFDICHMGEFLFTGDIVASGLEEVFTFSVASIPVGRSRYGFLLNENGGIIDDLIVFRIAPDEAMVVVNAATIDKDFAAISARLSGGEFRNVSAATGKLDLQGPLSREVLTAVAGPEIASIPYFKFIKTQVLGADAIVSRTGYTGELGYEIFLPAEKTVELWHRLLADERVKPAGLGARDVLRLEVGYSLYGSDIDEATTPLEAGLEAFVNFDKGFVGKEALLKQRAEGTARTKVAFQVGSRRSPRHDYEICFEGERVGTVTSGVFSPMLGCGIGIGYVTPAVATLGAPLTIRQEKVSMEATVVELPFYRGGSLRS; translated from the coding sequence ATGGAACCCCTCAAAAGTACGCCGCTTTCTGTCGAGCACGAACGCCTCAATGCCCTCATGGCCCCCTTCGGCGGCTGGCACATGCCGATCCAGTACGAGGGGATCATCGCCGAGCATAAATGGTGCCGCGGGCAGGCCGCCCTCTTCGACATCTGCCACATGGGGGAGTTCCTCTTCACGGGGGACATCGTCGCCTCGGGGCTGGAAGAGGTCTTCACCTTCTCCGTGGCGTCGATCCCGGTGGGGCGCTCCCGCTACGGCTTCCTCCTCAATGAAAACGGCGGGATCATCGACGATCTGATCGTCTTCCGCATCGCCCCCGACGAGGCGATGGTGGTGGTGAACGCCGCCACCATCGACAAGGACTTTGCCGCCATCTCGGCGCGGCTCTCCGGCGGGGAGTTCCGCAACGTCTCCGCCGCCACCGGCAAGCTCGATCTCCAGGGACCCCTCTCCCGCGAGGTGCTCACGGCGGTGGCCGGCCCCGAGATCGCTTCAATTCCCTATTTCAAGTTCATCAAAACCCAGGTGCTCGGTGCCGACGCCATCGTCAGCCGCACCGGCTACACCGGCGAGCTCGGCTACGAGATCTTCCTCCCGGCGGAGAAGACCGTGGAGCTCTGGCACCGGCTCCTGGCGGACGAGCGGGTGAAGCCCGCCGGCCTCGGCGCCCGGGACGTGCTCCGGCTGGAGGTGGGGTACAGCCTCTACGGCAGCGACATCGACGAGGCCACCACCCCCCTGGAGGCGGGGCTGGAGGCGTTCGTGAACTTCGACAAGGGGTTCGTCGGCAAAGAGGCGCTCCTGAAACAGCGGGCCGAAGGGACGGCGCGGACCAAGGTCGCCTTCCAGGTCGGCTCCCGCCGCTCGCCGCGCCACGACTACGAGATCTGCTTCGAAGGGGAGCGGGTCGGCACCGTCACGAGCGGCGTCTTCTCCCCCATGCTCGGCTGCGGCATCGGCATCGGCTACGTGACCCCCGCCGTCGCCACCCTCGGCGCGCCGCTCACCATCCGCCAGGAGAAGGTGAGCATGGAGGCGACGGTGGTGGAGCTGCCGTTCTACCGGGGCGGATCGCTGCGGTCCTGA
- a CDS encoding lipoate--protein ligase family protein: protein MAADSPQNLTRWRLIDTGPLDGRANMAVDEALLRHFDPAASLPVLRLYGWEPPAFSLGRFQNGAEALDLERCRAAGIPVVRRITGGGMIYHAEELTYAVVCGPAQIPDGRGVKGAFRTLTRFLLSFYAGLGLDPSWAVERQPAEMLGLRTPLCFAGREEYDILAAGRKIGGNAQRRLKEAVFQHGSIPLRPALPQALPYLRQVPPGFLEGTASLAELGITAGAAILKERLAVAFAAALGVELVPSVLSDAEAATAARLKAERYGSDAWNLHGESP, encoded by the coding sequence TTGGCTGCTGATTCCCCGCAGAACCTGACCCGCTGGCGCCTCATCGACACCGGCCCCCTGGATGGGAGGGCCAACATGGCGGTGGATGAGGCGCTGCTGCGGCATTTCGATCCCGCTGCATCGCTGCCGGTGCTCCGCCTCTACGGGTGGGAGCCACCGGCTTTTTCTTTGGGACGGTTCCAGAACGGGGCGGAGGCGCTGGATCTGGAGCGCTGCCGGGCCGCCGGGATTCCGGTGGTGCGCCGGATCACCGGCGGCGGGATGATCTACCACGCCGAGGAGCTGACCTATGCCGTCGTCTGCGGGCCGGCCCAGATTCCCGACGGGCGGGGGGTGAAGGGGGCGTTCCGGACCCTCACCCGCTTCCTCCTTAGTTTCTACGCCGGCCTCGGCCTCGACCCCTCCTGGGCGGTGGAACGCCAGCCGGCGGAGATGCTCGGGCTCCGGACCCCCCTCTGCTTTGCCGGCCGGGAGGAGTACGATATCCTTGCCGCTGGGAGGAAGATCGGCGGCAACGCCCAGCGGCGGCTGAAGGAGGCGGTCTTCCAGCACGGCTCCATCCCCCTGCGTCCCGCCCTGCCGCAGGCGCTGCCGTATCTCCGGCAGGTGCCGCCCGGTTTTCTGGAGGGGACGGCGAGCCTCGCCGAGCTCGGGATAACGGCAGGTGCCGCCATCCTGAAAGAGCGCCTTGCCGTCGCCTTCGCGGCCGCCCTCGGGGTGGAACTTGTCCCCTCGGTCCTCTCGGATGCCGAGGCGGCCACCGCCGCCCGACTCAAGGCGGAGCGCTACGGCAGCGACGCCTGGAACCTCCACGGAGAAAGCCCATGA
- the coxB gene encoding cytochrome c oxidase subunit II: MNTLALFPDQAARSTGEVDAVFLFIVAVGLFFFFLTQGFLIYFAIRYRRRRGEPEEETPQITENGILEFIWVVIPSLLVLAIFVVGWWGYRDMVRPIPGAMEINVTARQWLWEFTYPDGRKVINELRIPVGKPVKLTMTSTDVLHGFFIPDYRLKQDILPGRYTHLWLQPEKTGTFVIFCSQYCGTGHSAMMANLVVVPPDDFARWQKGPAEGAGGESLAHRGEELVEKSGCLACHSLDGSRKVGPTFKGVFGHQVELEGGSSVVADENYLKESIVEPNAKIVKGYPPVMPTFKGTLSDDDIAAIIAYLKTLK; this comes from the coding sequence ATGAACACCCTCGCCCTCTTCCCCGACCAGGCCGCCCGCTCCACGGGGGAGGTGGATGCGGTCTTTCTCTTCATCGTCGCCGTCGGGCTCTTCTTTTTCTTCCTGACCCAGGGGTTCCTGATCTACTTCGCCATCCGGTACCGCCGGCGCCGCGGAGAGCCCGAGGAGGAGACCCCCCAGATCACGGAGAACGGCATCCTGGAATTCATCTGGGTGGTGATCCCGTCGCTCCTGGTGCTGGCCATCTTCGTGGTGGGGTGGTGGGGATACCGCGACATGGTGCGCCCCATCCCCGGCGCCATGGAGATCAACGTCACCGCCCGGCAGTGGCTCTGGGAGTTCACCTACCCCGACGGCCGCAAGGTGATCAACGAGCTGCGGATCCCGGTGGGGAAGCCGGTGAAGCTGACCATGACCTCAACGGATGTCCTCCACGGCTTCTTCATCCCCGATTACCGGCTCAAGCAGGATATCCTCCCCGGCCGGTACACGCACCTCTGGCTCCAGCCGGAGAAGACGGGGACCTTCGTCATCTTCTGCTCCCAGTACTGCGGGACGGGGCACTCCGCCATGATGGCGAACCTGGTGGTGGTACCCCCCGACGACTTCGCGCGGTGGCAGAAGGGGCCGGCGGAGGGAGCGGGAGGGGAATCCCTCGCCCACCGCGGCGAGGAACTGGTGGAGAAGTCGGGGTGCCTCGCCTGCCACTCCCTCGACGGGAGCCGCAAGGTGGGACCGACCTTCAAGGGGGTCTTCGGCCACCAGGTGGAGCTTGAGGGGGGATCGAGCGTCGTGGCCGACGAAAACTACCTGAAGGAGTCCATCGTGGAGCCCAACGCCAAGATTGTCAAGGGGTACCCGCCGGTGATGCCGACCTTCAAGGGGACCCTCTCGGACGACGACATCGCGGCGATCATCGCGTACCTGAAGACGCTGAAATGA